Genomic DNA from Phyllostomus discolor isolate MPI-MPIP mPhyDis1 chromosome 12, mPhyDis1.pri.v3, whole genome shotgun sequence:
CCCGGCCATGATCTCCACCTTCCGTTCCCACCTgactcccttcctcactctcttccCCGTGACTTTGCTCCTGCCACTCGCTCAATCTGGCCTCCTCATTTCTCTGTTCAAATCCTACCCCTTTCCCAATTTCTTCTTGGCCCCCAGTGAACACCATTCTCTCTCTGAAATGCCGGTACTTTTGTCCTGAAACACCTGCTTTTGTGCACGTTGCACTGTCCTGGTCGGGGTGTGTCTAACTGCCCTCCGAGCACAGGGCCCCCAGCACCGCGCCAGGGACGGGACCGGCACCGGGGCAGTTCTGAGTGAGGTGCGGCCGGCCAGCGGGTGCTGGCAGGATGCGGGCATCGGGCCGATTTCTTCCCAGCCCGGGGGAGGCCACGCCTCCAAGGCTTCCCAGGGGTCAACCCTCCTCCGACTCAAAGGGGTCCCGGGTGCAATACTAAATACGAAGAGGCGCTGAAGCCCAGAGCCTGCTCTTAACCAAAGGGCCCGCGGCTGCAGAGctggcccgcccctccccgccccgccccgcgggtGGCCGCCGGCTTCCCCGCATGCCGCGAAGGACTCTGGGCCTGTCGTTCCCGCCCAAGCCGGAAACCTCGGCGCTGTAGCGCGACAATGAGGGCCCGGAGCGTTTCAGCCCCGCCCTGCCGCCGGCGAGGGTGGGTCCATCCCGAGCGACCCCCAGACCGCACCCTGTGTTCTGGAGGCACCGTGAAGAAGCCTTCCTTACGGATACACTTCAGACGGATCTGCTCCGTCTCCGGCTCTGGGTCGCCCATGCTGAGCGCGATACCCGCTTCCCGGGTGCGCAGGAGCAGACCGCTGCTCGGCGCACGCGCGTCCCTACTTCCGGGGGCGTTTCGGCATCTGCAATGGTTACCAAGGGAACCGGAGACCTCAGAGGACTCAGCTCCCTGGACGCGCTAGGACTTCAGTCTTAAACCGGACACTGGACCCCGCAGGGGCGCTGAGTGACGGCCGCCGGAGGAGGACGGGCAGCCGCAGGGCTCGCGGGACCCGGGGGCTCCACCCTCGGCGGCGAGAGGTGAGCTTCCGAGCCCCAGCGCCGGAGCGCGACTGGTCCCCGGAGGCAGGGCTTGGGTAGCGGCCGCGGGCAGGCGGGAGGCCGGTGGGGCGGACGGCGTGGGAGCTGCGCGGGCCGAGGGGCCGGCCGAGCGGAGGGCGCGGCCGCGCTGCCAGTTTTAAATTAATGTGAATGTAAGTCCCGACGTTGCTTAACTATGAAGTTAATCAAGTTAATGCGTCAAAATCCGTTGTTTCCGTTTAAGTTAATAAATCATTCTAGCTTTATAAAGTCTTTTACTTTTTAGTactatattagttccaggtgtgtAGCACGGTGGTTAGATGTTTATATGTTATTTAGGAAGTGACGCCCAGATATGCCCAATACCTACCTGGCTCCCTCCATAGTCATTgcagtattgactatattccatgTTGTACATCCGCCCCGTGACTGCTCTGGAACTGCCCatctgtacctttttttttttttaacagggaGCATTTTGTTTACTTTGATTCAAATCCAAACATAAGTATTTGTATGACATTTGGGTCTACCAAAGGGAAGAGCTTTCTGACCATATCCTTAATCCTCCAGAgactgttttataaaaatatgggaTGAAATCCAGGTGTTTCTATCCCCTAACACCCACACGGGAACCCATACCCTGGGGTGGGTGTCGTTCTGGCTGGCGATCCATTGCGCTCAGCTCTGGAGTCTTCTCCGGTCCCACAGGTATGTCTGATGTTGTCCCTCCTCCCTGACTTCTCACCAGGTGACAGCCAAGCCCCGCAGCAACTGCCTGTCCTTGCCCTCTTGAGTTCATCCCAGGGAGGGCCCATCTGCACCGCCAGGTCCCCTGGCCCTTCCTCTGGCAGCCTCAGCCCGCCTGTTCACAAGCTGCTTACCGAGGTGAGCACACCAGCATCGTGGTCAGGACGGTTTTGAGATTGAGACgctctgggcagggctgggcgggcAGTCTAGAGGTCCAATAACAGAAGCGTACAGCCTGCTAGGAGCTTCGTGGGGCAGGGAAGGCCTGTGGACCCTATGGGGTCAGACCCACATTTTTATGGGCTGGATTTCTCTGAATGCATAGCTGTAGCAGAAGCCTAAGTAAATACATTGAACAAACGCAGTGATActgtctggctggtgtggctcagtggattgagctctggcctgtgaactgaaaagtcaccaattcgacttccagtcagggcacatgcctgggttgtgagccagatttccccagtaggaggcgctcgagaggcaactgcacactgatgtttctctctttttctctctccctttccctctctctagaaataaaatcttttaagaaatatatagatACTGATGATGTGTTAGTAAACAATGTCAATATGAGACTTCTTGTTTCTCAGGTTATACTGAAACGAATTGATTGGAAGTCAATTGCACTATTTAATACTAATGGAACATAATCCTCATAGGCAGAAATAGGAACCGTGTGTACAGTTTGCTTCCATTCTGCAAACTAAGAGCTAACACAGTGTCACCAGACTACACGTGAGCCCAGCCAGGACGGGGCATTCTCTCCAGCTGCACCTGAGCACTGCTGGCTATGGGGCACAGCTTGGGGGTCCCCTGGATGGGTGCCATTGTTCACACCCAGAAAGACGAGCAGTGTCAGCTCCACTCTCCTCTTCCTGGGGCAGTGGTGACAAGGCTGCTTCCAAAGTTCCGCGTGCACATCGGCCCCAACTCCTGTTCCACATTCTCATTCTGGACTCTCAATACCCTGGGCCAGGTCACAGCTGGGCTAGGAGCCTTTGGGCCTTGAAGTTCAGGGCTCAGAGCCCCACCTTCTTTCCAAGTGTGGGGACACCGCATTCCCCACGACTGCCAGGACTCACCGCACACCCCTCAGAATGTGTGAGGGCTCCAATGGCCCCCAGGAGTCAGGGCGAGATGCCTCCTGTTCTCATCACGCCTCTGCACAGGCTGCCATGCCAGCAGGAGGCGGATTCCTTCACTTATTTCAGAGTCACTCTGGCCCTCAGCCAAGCTGCCAGCATGGAGGACCTGAGTCTCCTGCAGGGGCCCCTGCAGCTTCCTGCCGGGCGGGGTGGCCCTCCCGCCATCTCGGCTGAGACTCAGAGCACAGTGAACGGGGGACAGCTACCCCTGGTGGCCGTTTATTGTTTGGTTTGTGAGGTGTAGGCATCAATGGTGCTGGGGTTCCTGTGCCGGGCGTAGGGGCCCCATTCCACCGGCTCCCGAATGGTCTTCTGCTCCTCGTTCCTGCTGGAGCTGGAGTGGTAGCTGACGGTAGTCTTGCTTGAGGCTCTGCTGATGACGATATGTGGAAGGACAGCTCTCTTCTCGTTCAGCCTGacctttgcctcagttttctctagaaggaaggaaacacccAGTACTTAGTAAGCCTGAGAAAGTAGACGGTGTCTGGCCTAGGGCCACAGCACAGGGAAATGTGgattcagaaaaaagaaacaggcaagGTTGAAGGCTGTCAAAGTAGCACACGACATCCCGAAGCTTAAACTGAACACCCTCTTTCTCGGACGAAAGCAGGAGACTTCTGCCACCCACCTCGGTGACACGGCGCTGCACAAGGTGCAGGTGACAGGCCTCAGAAAGGCAGGCGTGCACCAGAGGTGAAGGCTCAGGTGCAGTTTCCAGAGGAGCCCGAATCTGGCAAAAGCTCTCAGTGTGGAACCTGGTCAGAGTGCTGCAGCAATGGACATTTCTGACGTTGGTCACATTTAAATTGTTAAGGCCACAAGGAATGTGTAGAACTTGTGAAGTTCACTATGTTGAATATTACAACACACAACAGTGGGAGGCCTTTCGCTGCCGCCACCCCAGGGGCTTCCAGCTTGCGGCACGCCCCTTCAGGCCTCTGCACGTCTGTGCAGGGCGACAGTCAACAGACTCCCCTCACTGCACATCTGCAGCAAAATGGTTTTGTGGTGCGCTctgctccccacctcaccccctgcGGGACCAGAGGTGGCCCGTTGTTAGCCAGAGTGATGACAGTGAACAGTGATCCACGACAAGCTTCTGAAGTTGtacagaggagggaactgaggcacggGAAGTTTATGTCGCCTGCccaaggctggggcagagggagatgtGGGCATCAGGTCCAGAGCCCTTGCACCTTGACGCTGACCGATCTTCAAGCTTTCTAACCACTGCCGAATGACCACGGCCTGCCCTAGGCGCTGAGAGTGTCCTTCCTTCTTATCATTAAGTCAAAAACTGGGAGTAAAacatagaaaactgtacttgatcaataattaaaataaaattttttaaaaagccaaaaacttTCATCGTGTTCTGCATAATTTAAATTGGGgagttaaaatttttacattgatttatgtaatattttatatgtatatcaGAACCATGTAAAAGGATAGGAAAGTTCCATTTAAAatagcatgtgccctggctggtgtagctcagtggattgagcgcgggctgggaaccaaagtgtctcaggttcgattcccagccagggtacatgcctgggttgcaggccataacccccagcaaccgcacattgatgtctctgtctctccgcccccttccctccctaaaaataaataaaatctttaaaaataaaaaaataaaataaaatagcatgtgGAGTACAGCTGCCTGTGGACTGGTCCCCCCTTTGCAGACGTTCCCTGGTGCACGTGCACACAGCCGGGTGCATCAGGCACACGGTTCAGTGGGTTTTAGTGAACTTTCACAGGTGGGCAACTGTCGATCCAGTTTGAAGGCCTTGTTTCTATTTGCGGCCAGCCCCCATTCTTACCCTTGGCCCGGGCTCCCCTCTCCATACAtgtgccttttctggacatttcacataaatggagaaTAACATATGTGGTCTTTACATGTGGCTCATGTGGCTCCTTTCACTCAGTGTCAGGCTTTGGAGACTGCCTCGTGGCACCACGTGTCCAGCGGCTTGTCCCCGCGGCTGCTGAGATGCTCCGTCACAAGGAGAAACCACGCTCTTCACCTCTCTTGAAACTCCAGCCTCACTCTTGCCCTCTGACCTTCCCCCCACATCTGTCTTCTCTGCACCCCTCTGAAATGATGGTGTGAGGGATGCTGTTGGCGCCTTTCCAACAGGCAgccccctgcccacaccttccTTTGGAGTTTGCAGGTGAGCCCATTCCGGAGGTGTTAGGCAGGTGAGGCCTGCCGGGAGAGGTTCCTCTCACTGACAGGAAGCAAGGAGATGCTTCTTGTGAACTGGACACGGTCCTGTCATCCTGTCTGTGCTCCACACCTGGAGCTGCCCAGTGTCCGGGGACCGCGGGTCCCAGGAGTGGCAGTGCAGTGGCAC
This window encodes:
- the SPATA33 gene encoding spermatogenesis-associated protein 33: MGLGRSKHKRGKGEKQNKEYTYSGPRPKERSMNRQSQDSKKPLDTAPAEGHSQKKAAAKQHCLPPEVKEKTEAKVRLNEKRAVLPHIVISRASSKTTVSYHSSSSRNEEQKTIREPVEWGPYARHRNPSTIDAYTSQTKQ